AATGTTAACCTCACTGCAAATTTCAGATcatctcctttttcttttttggtctTATCACAGGCTCCTTGTCTGCAATGCGATTTTTAGTAGCAGTGCAAGAGAGGGATAAGGGTGGAGACAAGCAGGTGGAGCAGGTGTCCCGGGAGCTGTGGAGAAGAATCTGGagtgaagacaaagacattaCTCAACCTGCATCACTATCTGAGGTAACAACTTATCTGGCCTGGttggatttaaaatgttaaagaagTCATAATTTAACTTTGTCAcgcctcttttttttttttttttttttttttttaaggcagcGATGGAAGTAGGGTTGTCTGACAGCGACATTAAGGAACTGCTGGAGCTGTCcaacacacatgaaattaaagacaagctgaaaaaaacaacacaggaagcACTTGACTATGGGGTCAGTTGTCCTTCAGTTATTTTTGTGGATTCAGGCAAGAGCCATTACAATGTAATGAACAAAATGTCTCCTGTTGCCTTTCCCCAGGCGTTTGGCTTGCCCATGATGGTGTGTCATGTAAATGGCAAGAAAGAGATGTTTTTTGGATCTGACAGATTTGAGCTCATGGCCCATTGCATTGGTGAGAAAACTACTGCTATGATAACACTgataaacactcacacacaatgtGAAAGTGAccatataaacataaaaaaataaaacatttgtcataGTTTTAATTGTGCTGTTGTTACGGATAAAATTTGATAACATAATCTACTTAGCGATTCAATCAGTCTCATTTTATTCTCTGCTTTAGGAGAGAAGTGGCTCGGACCTGAACCTGAGAAATCAACTGCCAAGCTGTGAGATGAAAGCCGTCTTCAGATGCTGTTGTTGTGCTCTAACTGAATTTGAATGtcaatgataataattaatgcATCATTCTAAAACCACTTTTTCAATGCTGTGCTCAATGAAAGAAATCTCATCAGATCAGAATAACAAATAAATAGTGTAAATGATTTAACATTCCATTGCAGTATTACTTATGTGACTTCAAAGTCAGTAGACTAATTGTTAAATTAAGTATTATATCAGTTTTACTTCAGCCTCTTAGTGTaatgtgaaatacattttgacGCATCAAACATCTTTGGCTCAGTGGTTTCCTCACAGCACTAAGGTCCTGAGTTTaaacccagcagcaggaagtCAAGCAGAGACCTATAAGTATGGggttcctcccacagtccaaataCATGGAGGCCAGGTCAACTGGAAACTGATCTCCTCGTAGATTTGaatgttggtttgtgtttgccTTTTGCTTGACCAAGGTGTAACCCTCTTCTTCTGCAGTATGAGCTGAGATAAGTTCCACTGCAGATCCAGTAGATAATACAGGATACAGTAGATAATGAATGgttggttaaaataaaagtaaataagatttaaatgtcacagcatAACATGGAAACAAACTAATTTAGAACACACTGCACATAGCTAAAAGATTTGATTGagatggaaatgtatttatttatattactaATTAGTGAATATGTTaatttactgacatttaaacatgatgCCTTGCCCCATATAGACCTTACCAAATCTTCCTAGGAGCTGCAGCGCCACCACTCAAACTCTGCAgaagtcataataataatactttgtAATATTTTCATTCTCTTTACATTCCTTTAGTTTGTTTATACATAACATCACATTTGATTTACAGTAAAGTTAGACACATTTACTGGcttttttcaaagaaaaaagtATTTGCAACGTTTAAGGATTAATTGATattagtttcattattttttaaaaaagccaATGTCATGTCataaaaatgaatcatttaacTTTACAGTTTTCAATTGATACATTTTTCAAGTTATATAATCTGTGTTACCTCCTATTGGAAAGAAATGCAGGTTTGCATTGCTGACTAAATACAAGTAGAGCTTGTCATACAGGTTTTAGAGCAATGAGGGCCAAACATGTTTAACAAAAGGTCAGGGAccataaaaaaatgacaataagCAACAGGACGAGTTTCCCTGAACAAAGAGCAGAGAGGCAGGGCTCGAAGTAACGAGGTTCAGAACTAAATGGAAATCAAGCAGATAGAGCAGACTCTAAGAAAGACAGGGGAAGCAGGTATACAGAGCAGTGTATACCTGATATCAGTGTGGTGCATCACAGCTCGgactgagcaggagagagacagaaacgaGGAAGAAGGAAGGTGTAAATAAAGAAGACGGATAAGGTGCAGGTAAGGAGGGTGGAGCTAAGAAAACACTGAAGGTGGAAcatagacaaacagaaaacactgatccCATGAGCCGGACAACTCACCAGAGAATAACACGCCAATGAAGATCTGAACAAGCACAGCAGAACCCGGAGTCTTACATTTGGCTGGGAGGATGTATGAACAGTGCTGGATGGTGTGAAAGAGCAAAGAATGAGTCTACGATAAAAGGTTCTAACATTTTCTTTGGGATATAAATCACTGAAGGAACCAAGGTATGGATTGTCTCTGTTGAGGCTTTTACATTACACCGTGAATCTATTATTTATCTATAAAATATGCAgtcattaataattaacatgAGCTTAATTATTAAACCtctaactttttaaattttttattttgatttaaaggTGCAAGCGACCGCTGTGCCGCCATTTCTATTTGCCCTTTGGGTGTGTTGTACGACAGTAATGATATGTCAAAAAATGCTGATGAACAGGTTTAGAGAGTATGGATGATGTAAAAGAGTGATCATGTGATTGAAGAGTTCctcaagtgtttttatttttatttttattttattttatttgcctCTTTACACACAGCTGAgttaaaacacagcacaaagatGCCTAAATTAGAGATGACATATGTATTTCATATATACAGCTGTAGAGGTGGATGTCTACTGCAGTAAAACTTGTTCTTGCTGTGATATAACACATATTTTTCTAGATTCTTAGAACTGACCAGTGCTAGGAGTCTGGTATCTGTCCAAAAACATCAAGGTtgaagaataaatgaataatgttttgtGACGTGTCAGAGTTTTTCCTGGTTGACAAGACGGACATACCtcagtgacagtgtttttttttttttttcaggttaaACAGGATGTCTTCATCAGCATCAGGCTCCAGCTGCCAACAAGGAGATACAATCTGTGGTGAGTTTAATCACTTGAGGGATCACTGATGTGGTCTTATctttgatgttaaatgttaattaacagATGAACTAATATGCCAACCACTTTGACTGATGCTTTGATTTTGCTGTGGATTACAAAGGTAATATGTTTGTGCTTTCCTGTATTTAGAGATTAGGGTGTACGAGCAGGAGGTGATCATTGTGCCGGTCTTCTTGTTGGCCAGCTTCTTGGTCACGCTGGTTTTCATCTTGCTGATGCGCTTTTGTCCCGAGAAAGTCGATCGTATCAGTCCAAAAGCCTCAAAGTCGACCTCCAGGAGAGTGCTACATGGTATCGACGGTAAGGCATTTGTATTTAACCTGgattaatattaacattacatGCTTCAGTCAGCAAAATGTTGTGGGCATATTTCTCGCAGTGAGCGTTTTACTGAGCTTTCAGGTTTCATGAGGTGTTGATGACTGAAAAATCAGTGATCTCATTTACATGCTGCGTTTTATACTTTTTTATGCAATAAAATCCTTTATTGATGAAAGTGGTATTCAAGATTTTGAATAATGTTTTCAAGATTTTTCTCCATATTTACATGTTTGCTTACTCATGTTGCTCTGTTAAATATCACATAAattaataatgcaaaaaaagtGCATAAGTAACCACCTCCTCACTTTTATTTGGCTGTCACTGACATATACTTTTGtgtaatgaaattaattttgaTTACTTTAcctaataatattttaatttctccctctctgtctctctcgaTGCTCTGTGCATAGCTCCGGAAGGTATCAATGTCTTGGAGCATGAAAGCATCGCTCTGGACATGCCCAATTCCTATTCCACTTTCCACCCCCCGAACACTCACAACTCTAAAAACCTCTCCGTGTCCACGAGGACAGCTTCCGTCAATCCCACCCCCACATCACAGACCTTCACACCCAGTTTCACTCCTATTGTCCAGCCCAGGGAGTTGCCACGCCAGAGGCTGCCCGAGTCCTTCAACCAGGTCACTGCCCTGTCTTCTGCCTTCTCGCTGCGCTCTGAGCCCTCCGTGTCTCTCTACAGAGCCCGTATGGAAAACAGGAATGTGGTTCTGAGAGTGCTAAAAGGTTGGTTAAACCTGTACTTGAGTTCTGGGTTCTTAACATCTGACTTTCAAGACAAGGCTTTtgtagattttatttcattaccATCATTATTCCTACCCTCTACAGACTCTGCTGATGCTACAGAAAGACACAACTTCCTCAGCTTTGCATCCTTCTTGGCCCAGCTTGGACCTCATCCCTTCCTGCCAGAGCTTCTCGGTGTTGTCTCCCTGCGAGCTCCTCTGGTGACAGTTGTAGAAGAGCTGGAGAACAGAGACCTGCTCGGCGTCCTTTGGAGATGCAGACAGGTGGGGGGTGTGGGGTAGATCTTTACAGAGGGCAGGTCTAACTGCTTCAATGTGAACTGATTAAAAATTGCTAaacttattttatgttttatttctttaggaTAATGTGGATTCTCCATGTGAAATGACTGAAAGACGAATATTTACCATGGCCAAACAGGTGGCCTCAGCACTGGTCAGTAAGATAATAAATATGTCCTCACTTTGTTAGacctgatgtttttaaaaagatctTTACATAACCTATTCAAGTCAGCATTAATAAGATCATATGATTTGTGTACTTATTTCTGAAATCGCCATCTTCTTGCCTATTCAGGAGTTCCTTCACAGTAAAGATCTTATCCATGGAAACATCCGTGCTCGCAGCGTACTGATCAGTAAGGACTTCACAGCCAAACTCTGGGGCCTGCATGGGGTCTATACAAGGAAGAACAAGGCAGCCACTCAGAAAGATGATTCCAGCATGAAGAAATGGCAGGCACCAGAGGTGTTGGTCAAGAAGACTGCCACTCAGAGTAGTGACGTGTGAGTTATATTTATTCAGAAACTCAATGTTGTGTTGAGTGTATCATTAATAACGTTAATTACTAACCATGATTTGCTTGTGTGTCCCACTCTAGCTGGTCGTTTGGCATCTTATTGTATGAAATGGCAACACTGGGTAagattcatttgcatttatgaAAACATTGTTCATAAATAATAGATAAACGTAAAGGTATGTTTCAGTAACTTAAgctaaactaaatatttactgtGGCAATATGTTTCTCAACTGTGAGACATTTTCCTGTACCATTCATACAGCATTACTACTTTATTACTCTTTTAAGACTACTTTATAGCAAttgtatttcaaatattttggCTGATTTTATAGAATAgattaaatcaattaattagTTGACTGGATTAATCGAACGGTTTCTATATGCTTATTCTATCATTAAGTTTCTTATAGTAGTACAGTATATTGACACAAGATTTTATCTATATTCCTCTACTATGaactatatttttaattttctcttaaGGTGAGGCTCCGTTTGCAGAAATCTCAGCTAATGAGCTTCTGCAGTTTCATCAACGAGGGAAAAGTCTGAAAAAACCCTCAAACTGCTCAAACATGCTGTGAGTATCCACTGCATGCTCCAGATAGTTAAACACCAAATCCGAGACAAGTTGACAGTTTCACAAATGTGTCCGTACGTTAAGacaatttctctctctctctttctcttaggTACTCCATTATTAAAGGCTGCTGCCAATGGAAAGATCAGGATCGCCCCACCTTGGCTGAGGTGAGCCGAAAGCTCGCCTCAGGAGAGAAGAGTGCCTCTGACAAAGTGCTTAAAGTGTCTGGCACAGTTAACATCGAGCAGTACCTGCAGGAAGCAGGGTACGGGGAAAACAACAGTTACACTGTTTTCTAACCACTGCTtgtgtctgaaaaacaaattgcaCTACTTTGAGGTACTCCAATGAAGCACTTTTACAACACAGGTCTTTCAGGTACAATAGGTGTTCCAAACTCTGTGTATGAGCAGAGTCTCTCTGATGCAGTAAAGCTTTGTACTATTGGGAAACATCATTCATTATCACCCTAGCTATACcctgttcatgtttgtttttatctgtttagtCACTGAACCTTAAACCTAAATGTCTAAGGTTCAGTTCAACCACTCATTTTTTGGTAGAAGTCCAGACGTGTAAACTTGACCAATGTAcagctgctgcattctgaactcACTAATtgaaactgtaaatatatgGAAGTTTTCTAAACCTGGTGACAACAAAGTGCCAGTTTCTATTAGAAGATATAATATATGGTAttagcacattttattttattctatattaGAAAGGgttaaagaaatgaaagcatCAGTGTAATTATGCTATTACTACACTATGCTGTTACAACTCTGGTCATGTGCAAGTTATTGAACAAGGGATGAGTCgaaatgtttacatgtgaaTAAATAGTCATCACACAGCTGTGAatgaccttttctttttaagcGGATGTTATGGGAGGTAATAAAAGCGTACACAAACACTTCCAGTAACAGGTATTGTTTATTGGTAGTACTGCATACATGTACACAGAGCACTTTCACTACCAGAAATACCTATTTTCAGGTAGTTAGGTTGATTAAAGCTACTAAAACTATATCATAtccatgaaaaaatatttttgattgtagtacaaaatggaaaagatacaaaactaaacttttaataactggtaaaattaactaattaaaatacCAGGCTTTTTGAGTGTTCTTTGCTCAGTGTGATTGGAGCCCGGATTAAGCAtctatggtaaaaaaaaaaaaaaactaaactaaaagactgacacatttaaatgaagttTTCCAAAGCATATCACTAAAGTTAAAGCACCGTTTGAAGTACAGCAAGAAGGCAACGTTCCTTATTTCAACTGAACAGGTGAACTGTCCTAGCTAGAAGACCTAGCAGCGATTACTGCAAGCTGGCAGAGTAGCACAGTTTCACAAGAGTGTACATACAAAAGGTCTCTACtcatgaagacagaaaacaattgACAAACACTGGATAACGTGGATACTTCTGACTGTCCATGCTCACCACTCACACGTGCACACAACATATGTTTTGCACATTCATTATGCAGGAAGTAAACTGTTCATCTTCACATAATCAATGACGCACCATTGTTTTGTAGTAAAAAACATCTTTGCTGTCTCAGATCTCAGTCTTGACTTTTTAACGTTTTAGTTAAAGAGCAACAGGTCCATGTTTTGATTTGAGTGAGAAATTATCAATGAGAAAACCAGCTGGGTGACCCCCTGAAGCACTGATACTATCACTCACGCAGGCTGTTAATGGAGGCACAGATCTTGAGAGCAGGACCCAGTTTGATGTTCATGGTAGATATGAGATGGTCCTCTCGCAGAAGCATTAGTGCCTGCCCGTCTATTTCCTGTGACAGAAACTGGGCAGCCAGCTCTTCACAACCTGAACACAATGGAAAGGcaaaaaaattaatttgtgcTGAGAACAGGACACATAAAGCACTTAAAAATGCTACATGAACCATTACCTTATGGGTGACAACTCACCTTGAAGTGAAGAGATAAACCTGCAGACTTCTTCCACACTCCACTGAGCAGGAGTGGCTGAAAGGAAGTTGGCTCCCTCTGGTGGGAGGCTACCAGGAGCTGAGCTGTCAGATGGTGGAGCGCTGTGTTCAGCTCTGGAGCAGGAGTGTGAGGAGCTTGGGGAAAGTGAAGGAGACTCATCTTCTTCCCCATCGCTGGATGCATCCTCTGAGCGACTGGACTCAGAGTGGCACTACACAAAAATAAACGTTACTCAAACTCAGGAGTAAATAAATCCATATGTCATATGGACTATTTTCATCAGTGGCATAGATATAACAGCACATTTAGTGCACACTACAGCactaaagataaaaagataaactttattgtcattgcaacatcgtacaacgagattaaggtgccaaccagtctctgccatatatatatagaatgaaaaggaataaaaaaacaaaaaaacaaaaaacagaataaataatcagagacagtcaaaagacaaaataagacacaaacaacccttcaagtaATCCTACTGAGCCCGGATGGACTCAACATACATGTCATCCAGCGTAATACTGTCCACTTATGTGAACAACACGTCTAATTCAATgcttaaaaaatatttcaagaaGATTTAAGAATATTGCAATGTTTAGTATTTAAAAGTACAGATCTTACCTTGACAGGCTGATgcctgtttgacattttattacaaGCAACATTGGAATTGCTCCTATGACCAGGGCCTCTACGCTTAATATTGCTCTCAGTGGGTGCTGGAGGTGATGTCAGTCCTGCACTCCTCCCTCTGCTTGTCTTGAAGTGTTGGCTGCAGCTTACATTATACCTGTGGATTTTGCAGGACAGTCGGTGCTAAATAAGGCATTTGGACTTTTACTCGTCTAAAACACTTCCCCGTGTACTCAATGTTCAGTTTGGgtcattttccaaaataaatcattacataaaatgttttgtctcaatattttaattgggttcaTTTCATCGCATTTTGTGactttcaaacatttttaatgggTTCACCAACTTTCAAGCACCACTGTATGCTGCCACAGCTAATACCAGAATTACTAGCCTGCTGGTCTATGAGTCGGTCACTATTGCGTCTTCCAGGAGCTAACTCCGACTGAACCAAAGCTTTAGGATGGAAATCCTACCTCTTAGCACAAGTATTTGTGCAGAACCTCTTCGATCCTCTGAACTGGCTGGCTGGAGCGAGGCTTCCACAATATTCACACTTCAACactggagagagaaaacataaaagatAAACCATAATATTGTacttaaacattttttgaaaaaGTCTATACTGACACTTACTTGGAGTTCCGTTCTCTGAGCGGCCAACCAGAGCGAAATCTCTGTCTTTGAGGAGTCCAGCAACCTGTCAAATCCAATTCAAACCTGGCAGTCAGAAACTttttcacatgtaaaaatgCTTCGTCAGTGGCATTCAAAGTACACCTTTGATTTAATGTGAACTATGTGTCAACACAGGATGCACTTACAGGGAAAGGCTCAGCTCCCTCCTGGATGACAAAGCCCTCTATGAGGTGGGTGAGGACTTGAGGTTTGACCACTGCCTGGGGAACAGGCGCTCTGTCTTTGTCCCCATGCCCCACTCTTGACAAGGGTAGAGGCAAGGACAGGGTGGGAGGAGATGAGAAGGCAGCAGCCACAGGAGGAGCTGTTCACCAAcgaaagaaacacaacaaaatcagATTTAAACAATTAAGAGTTACGTTGTTCAAGTACTGCAACCAACATTTTCATGGTTCATTTACACATGACAAATCAACCATTTACCAGAATCCTTTGTAGGGGCAGGGGACAAGGGAGGAGCAGAATCTTTCATGGATGCAGAGTCAGAAGTCTCTGTCACCATCTCATTTTGTGCATCACAGTCAGATTTTCTCTTCAAAGACCCGATGGCAGGCTTTGTCTAATTTtatgtggaaaaagaaaaagcagtcAAATTTCTTGTACTTAGTACTTGAACTTGGTTCCTTACAGCTAAACAAAGCAGTTTCagaataactaaataaatccTGTCAGATAAGTACCATAGTACTGCTGTTGGCAGCCACGTTAACATTCCCACTGACTGTACTTTCCTGGGTTGTGCTGCTCCGTGCTTGTCCCAGGGCCACAGCCTGTGTATTTCCTGCTAAGCCTTGTCTGGCTCCCACCAGCTGTACAGGTATGTGTGGAGGGTTGTGTCCCCCAGTGGTTGCCTGGGTGTTGCTAGGTGGAGCTGGAAGAATAGGAGGTGGGTGCCGTGGGGGCAGCTGCACAGGTAATCGGTGTCCCTGAGCTGTCTTGGGCTGGATAGGCACAGGACCTTTGTCTGCAGTATTGCTAGCCTGTTGTAGCGGCTGCACCACCAGAGTCTGCGTGTTGACATTAGCTTTTGGGGTCACGGAGCCAATAGGGTAGCCCTGGGTGGAGGTAGGAACATTTGAGGTGGGCACCAGGATGACAGGGGcagcagagggggagaggagaagTTGGGAGAGAGGGAGTGCTGTAGATGAGGTGGATGAAGGAGctacagaagcagcaggagTAACAGTCATGGCAGCCTGGTTTCCAGTCTTTACAGTCATAGTGTTGGCAGTGGACTGTTGAGTAAAATTGGGTTTGgccatttgttgttgctgttgtggttgaacttgctgctgctgagctgtcTGGGGGaaaccctgctgctgctgactgaggGGAAAGCTGGCAGCATCTTTTCTCTCTGGAAGCTCAGACTTGACAGCAACTGCTCTGGGAGTGGAAGTGCAGTGAAGGGCCAGGTTCTGCACCTGTGAGATAAGAAAGTATCTGATTATGACTGAATGCATGTGAGAAAAGTAGCAGAAGAGAAATTTGAAATAACTTCTCTGACTCTCCAAATTTTAAATTAGTATGACCTCAAGTAGCTCAGACCCTACAATACAGGAAAGCAAAATGCAACTATATTCAAACCTGATCACTGTCAGAGTGGGCACTGGCAGTGTTAGGAGCAACGTCATGCTGTTGgggttgttgctgctgctgctgtggctgcggCTGAGGCTGTGTCTGGGCAACTGTTGCTACAGTAGCTGTTGCTGTACCACCAGGCATAAAGATGAGCTGAGAGGCAAGTGGAGCTCTAAGAGAGCGGTTGACCTACATGAGCAGGAAGATACGTGGTCAACAATGTACCGAAGATCTGTAAGTTGAgccatggcaactggacttccttcttgttacCTTTAAATGATTTATCCTCCAAGTTGGTTTACTTCACACCAGCCAATGTGTTGGATAAATCTGTAGTTTCAAACCTACTGTCCTTAAACTGATGAAGTAGTCACTAGTAGTATTGTAGACATTTTTCAACATAACAAGAAGGAATTCCAATTTCCATGATACAACTTCCAGaaaacttcacctggatgaatCTTCATGGACAATGTACCAAATAGTTTAGTGAATGACGTCATAACTACATGGAATGCTTAACTATGTGCCAACATTTCTGGTATTAAGCCCAATTTTTAACTGCACTATTTTAGAACACCAAGAGAATAACTTTCAGACAACGAATAAAGGTTATCAGAATCTGTGAAATAGTTAAACACAAAATTCTCCCCATTTAATTGACAGTTGGATAATTAATGTAATGAGCACATTACATGACTCACCCTCAGATACATCTGTCCCTGTCCTGCTGAATTTCCACCCAGCAACACTGACTGGTTaagagctgttgttgttgcagaagTGGCCGGTCCATGGGGACGGGGATTGGTCATTGTCCCACCTGCAGATGTGGTGCTTAGGTTGACCTagaacagaaaattaaacacTCTAATCAAATCTAAATACTAGTTTG
This genomic stretch from Anabas testudineus chromosome 16, fAnaTes1.2, whole genome shotgun sequence harbors:
- the phc1 gene encoding polyhomeotic-like protein 1 isoform X1 codes for the protein MDAGEDQNTGTTSGNPQTSGNSRAPQIAHMSLYERQAVQALQALQRQPNAAQYFQQLMLQQQINSAQLHNLAAVQQATLAASRQSNTPSNSMSQAPTTVNLSTTSAGGTMTNPRPHGPATSATTTALNQSVLLGGNSAGQGQMYLRVNRSLRAPLASQLIFMPGGTATATVATVAQTQPQPQPQQQQQQPQQHDVAPNTASAHSDSDQVQNLALHCTSTPRAVAVKSELPERKDAASFPLSQQQQGFPQTAQQQQVQPQQQQQMAKPNFTQQSTANTMTVKTGNQAAMTVTPAASVAPSSTSSTALPLSQLLLSPSAAPVILVPTSNVPTSTQGYPIGSVTPKANVNTQTLVVQPLQQASNTADKGPVPIQPKTAQGHRLPVQLPPRHPPPILPAPPSNTQATTGGHNPPHIPVQLVGARQGLAGNTQAVALGQARSSTTQESTVSGNVNVAANSSTMTKPAIGSLKRKSDCDAQNEMVTETSDSASMKDSAPPLSPAPTKDSAPPVAAAFSSPPTLSLPLPLSRVGHGDKDRAPVPQAVVKPQVLTHLIEGFVIQEGAEPFPVAGLLKDRDFALVGRSENGTPMLKCEYCGSLAPASQFRGSKRFCTNTCAKRYNVSCSQHFKTSRGRSAGLTSPPAPTESNIKRRGPGHRSNSNVACNKMSNRHQPVKCHSESSRSEDASSDGEEDESPSLSPSSSHSCSRAEHSAPPSDSSAPGSLPPEGANFLSATPAQWSVEEVCRFISSLQGCEELAAQFLSQEIDGQALMLLREDHLISTMNIKLGPALKICASINSLRE
- the LOC113169316 gene encoding glutathione S-transferase kappa 1-like → MTSRKVVELFYDVVSPYSWLGFEIMCRYRNVWNIDLKLRPAFLGGIMQGAGNKPPAVVPNKFKYMNKDLSRLREYFAIPLHPPSDPFEAMFQKGSLSAMRFLVAVQERDKGGDKQVEQVSRELWRRIWSEDKDITQPASLSEAAMEVGLSDSDIKELLELSNTHEIKDKLKKTTQEALDYGAFGLPMMVCHVNGKKEMFFGSDRFELMAHCIGEKWLGPEPEKSTAKL
- the styk1b gene encoding tyrosine-protein kinase STYK1b, which codes for MSSSASGSSCQQGDTICEIRVYEQEVIIVPVFLLASFLVTLVFILLMRFCPEKVDRISPKASKSTSRRVLHGIDAPEGINVLEHESIALDMPNSYSTFHPPNTHNSKNLSVSTRTASVNPTPTSQTFTPSFTPIVQPRELPRQRLPESFNQVTALSSAFSLRSEPSVSLYRARMENRNVVLRVLKDSADATERHNFLSFASFLAQLGPHPFLPELLGVVSLRAPLVTVVEELENRDLLGVLWRCRQDNVDSPCEMTERRIFTMAKQVASALEFLHSKDLIHGNIRARSVLISKDFTAKLWGLHGVYTRKNKAATQKDDSSMKKWQAPEVLVKKTATQSSDVWSFGILLYEMATLGEAPFAEISANELLQFHQRGKSLKKPSNCSNMLYSIIKGCCQWKDQDRPTLAEVSRKLASGEKSASDKVLKVSGTVNIEQYLQEAGYGENNSYTVF
- the phc1 gene encoding polyhomeotic-like protein 1 isoform X2 — encoded protein: MDAGEDQNTGTTSGNPQTSGNSRAPQIAHMSLYERQAVQALQALQRQPNAAQYFQQLMLQQQINSAQLHNLAAVQQATLAASRQSNTPSNSMSQAPTTVNLSTTSAGGTMTNPRPHGPATSATTTALNQSVLLGGNSAGQGQMYLRVNRSLRAPLASQLIFMPGGTATATVATVAQTQPQPQPQQQQQQPQQHDVAPNTASAHSDSDQVQNLALHCTSTPRAVAVKSELPERKDAASFPLSQQQQGFPQTAQQQQVQPQQQQQMAKPNFTQQSTANTMTVKTGNQAAMTVTPAASVAPSSTSSTALPLSQLLLSPSAAPVILVPTSNVPTSTQGYPIGSVTPKANVNTQTLVVQPLQQASNTADKGPVPIQPKTAQGHRLPVQLPPRHPPPILPAPPSNTQATTGGHNPPHIPVQLVGARQGLAGNTQAVALGQARSSTTQTKPAIGSLKRKSDCDAQNEMVTETSDSASMKDSAPPLSPAPTKDSAPPVAAAFSSPPTLSLPLPLSRVGHGDKDRAPVPQAVVKPQVLTHLIEGFVIQEGAEPFPVAGLLKDRDFALVGRSENGTPMLKCEYCGSLAPASQFRGSKRFCTNTCAKRYNVSCSQHFKTSRGRSAGLTSPPAPTESNIKRRGPGHRSNSNVACNKMSNRHQPVKCHSESSRSEDASSDGEEDESPSLSPSSSHSCSRAEHSAPPSDSSAPGSLPPEGANFLSATPAQWSVEEVCRFISSLQGCEELAAQFLSQEIDGQALMLLREDHLISTMNIKLGPALKICASINSLRE